One window of Corynebacterium doosanense CAU 212 = DSM 45436 genomic DNA carries:
- a CDS encoding aldo/keto reductase, whose protein sequence is MIVDQQNPAPYVPAAERYEDAQFRRCGSSGLKLSPISLGLWHNFGDDKPLAVQRGIIRRAFDRGVTHFDLANNYGPPAGSAEENFGRILRRDFSGHRDKMVISSKAGWYMWDGPYGFGGSRKYLMSSLDQSLERLGLDYVDIFYHHRPDPDTPLEESMYALRDIVASGKALYVGISSYGPQLTAEAAEIMAGEGVPLLIHQPSYSLVNRWVEQPDESGSSLLEAAADNGLGVIAFSPLAQGLLTDRYLDGVPEGSRAGSGKMNRDFLSRENLEMVAGLNEIARERGQSLAQMAIAWVLRDQGPETVTSTIIGASSVEQLDTNLDALGNLDFDTDELRRIDEIAHDAGINQWAGATESRTSAE, encoded by the coding sequence ATGATTGTCGATCAACAGAACCCCGCACCCTATGTCCCGGCCGCCGAGCGCTACGAGGACGCGCAGTTCCGCCGCTGCGGCAGCTCCGGGCTGAAACTTTCCCCGATCTCCCTGGGCCTCTGGCACAACTTCGGCGACGACAAGCCGCTGGCCGTCCAGCGCGGCATCATCCGCCGCGCGTTTGACCGCGGCGTGACCCACTTCGACCTGGCCAACAACTACGGCCCGCCCGCCGGATCGGCCGAGGAGAACTTCGGTCGCATCCTGCGCCGTGACTTCTCCGGCCACCGCGATAAGATGGTCATCTCGTCCAAGGCCGGGTGGTACATGTGGGACGGGCCGTACGGATTCGGCGGCTCGCGCAAGTACCTCATGTCCTCGCTGGACCAGTCGCTGGAGCGCCTCGGGCTGGACTACGTGGACATCTTCTACCACCACCGGCCCGACCCGGACACCCCGCTCGAGGAGAGCATGTACGCGCTGCGCGACATCGTCGCGTCCGGCAAGGCGCTCTACGTGGGCATCTCCTCCTACGGCCCGCAGCTCACCGCCGAGGCGGCCGAGATCATGGCGGGCGAGGGTGTGCCCCTGCTCATCCACCAGCCCAGCTACTCGCTGGTCAACCGCTGGGTGGAGCAGCCGGACGAGTCGGGCAGCTCGCTGCTGGAGGCGGCGGCCGACAACGGCCTCGGCGTCATCGCGTTCTCGCCGCTGGCGCAGGGCCTGCTCACCGACCGCTACCTCGACGGCGTCCCGGAGGGTTCACGTGCGGGTTCGGGCAAGATGAACCGGGACTTCCTCTCCCGGGAGAACCTGGAGATGGTGGCCGGGCTCAACGAGATCGCCCGGGAACGTGGCCAGTCGCTGGCGCAGATGGCCATCGCCTGGGTCCTGCGCGACCAGGGCCCGGAGACCGTGACCAGCACGATCATCGGCGCGTCCTCGGTCGAGCAGCTCGACACCAACCTGGACGCGCTGGGCAACCTCGACTTCGACACGGACGAGCTGCGACGCATCGACGAGATCGCCCACGACGCTGGGATCAACCAGTGGGCGGGGGCGACGGAGTCGCGGACCAGCGCCGAGTAG
- a CDS encoding bile acid:sodium symporter family protein has protein sequence MSSPSVSDAQDRSALLATLGFPLLVILGGVIGFALPDVTSQGASAVNPLLGIIMFGMGLTLKPADFRLVFTRPLPVVIGVIAQYLIMPLTAVLVVWLLRLPPEIAAGVILVGCAPGGTSSNVVSYLARGDVALSVTMTSVSTLLAPVITPLLVALLAGEYMPVQAGPMALSIVQVVLVPVILGLLVSTFLPRVVEAVTPVLPWISVIAISSIVAIVVGGSHERILEAGVLVLGAVILHNLLGYLLGYGVGAVFGQPVPVKRTMAIEVGMQNSGLAAGLAATYMSPLAALPAAVFSVWHNLSGALLAALCRLQDARR, from the coding sequence ATGAGTTCTCCCTCCGTCTCCGACGCACAGGACCGCAGCGCACTGCTGGCCACACTCGGGTTCCCGCTACTGGTCATCCTCGGCGGCGTCATCGGGTTCGCACTCCCGGACGTCACGTCCCAGGGAGCGTCAGCGGTGAATCCGCTGCTGGGCATCATCATGTTCGGCATGGGCCTGACGCTGAAACCCGCCGATTTCCGTCTGGTGTTCACCCGTCCGCTGCCCGTGGTCATCGGCGTGATCGCGCAGTACCTCATCATGCCGCTCACCGCGGTGCTCGTGGTGTGGCTGCTGCGGCTTCCCCCGGAGATCGCCGCGGGAGTCATCCTCGTGGGATGCGCACCCGGCGGCACCTCGTCCAACGTGGTCAGCTACCTCGCGCGTGGCGACGTCGCTCTGTCCGTCACCATGACCTCCGTCTCCACCCTGCTCGCGCCCGTGATCACTCCGTTGCTGGTCGCGTTGCTGGCGGGTGAGTACATGCCCGTGCAGGCAGGGCCGATGGCGCTGTCCATCGTCCAGGTCGTTCTCGTCCCCGTCATCCTCGGCCTGCTGGTGAGCACCTTCCTGCCCCGGGTAGTCGAGGCCGTGACACCCGTGCTGCCGTGGATCTCGGTGATCGCCATTTCGTCCATCGTCGCCATCGTCGTCGGCGGCTCCCACGAGCGCATCCTCGAGGCCGGCGTCCTCGTACTCGGCGCGGTGATTCTGCACAACCTGCTGGGGTACCTCCTCGGGTACGGCGTGGGCGCGGTGTTCGGCCAGCCCGTCCCGGTCAAACGCACCATGGCGATCGAGGTCGGAATGCAGAACTCCGGCCTGGCCGCGGGCCTGGCGGCGACGTACATGTCCCCGCTCGCCGCCCTTCCCGCCGCGGTGTTCTCCGTCTGGCACAACCTCTCCGGCGCGCTGCTCGCCGCGCTCTGCCGCCTTCAGGACGCTCGCCGATGA
- the gatB gene encoding Asp-tRNA(Asn)/Glu-tRNA(Gln) amidotransferase subunit GatB: MTAATFDLMDYDEVLEKYDPVMGLEVHVELSTNTKMFSASSANFGDEPNSNVDPVSLGLPGALPVVNAKGVEYAIKIGLALNCSIAESSRFARKNYFYPDQPKNYQISQYDEPIAYDGYLDVVLEDGTEWRVEVERAHMEEDTGKLTHLGGATGRIHGATASLVDCNRAGIPLIEIVTKPIEGAGARAPEVAKAYVAALRELVAALGVSDARMDQGSMRCDANLSLRPIGQKEFGTRTETKNINSLRSVEQAIHFEMQRQAAILADGGTIDMETRHYQESDGTTSKGRPKETAEDYRYFNDPDLPPVFAPAEWVEEIRATLPEMPWLRRARIQEEWGMKDEEMRDLVNAGALDLIIETAEHGASADEARSWWVSYLSGKANEAGVPLAELSITPEQVARIIALIGEGKLTTKLGRQAADGVIAGEGNVDKVIADRGLEVVRDDGAIEAAVDEALAANPDIVEKYRAGNTKVTGAIVGAVMKATKGKADPAQVNQLIAKKLA; encoded by the coding sequence ATGACTGCCGCCACCTTTGACCTGATGGATTACGACGAGGTACTGGAGAAGTACGACCCGGTCATGGGCCTCGAGGTGCACGTCGAACTCTCGACCAACACCAAGATGTTCTCCGCCTCGTCCGCTAACTTCGGCGACGAGCCGAACTCCAACGTCGATCCCGTCTCCCTCGGCCTGCCGGGCGCGCTCCCCGTGGTCAACGCCAAGGGTGTCGAGTACGCCATCAAGATCGGCCTGGCGCTCAACTGCTCCATCGCCGAGTCCTCCCGCTTCGCTCGGAAGAACTACTTCTACCCGGATCAGCCGAAGAACTACCAGATCTCCCAGTACGACGAGCCCATCGCCTACGACGGCTACCTCGACGTCGTGCTTGAGGACGGCACTGAGTGGCGCGTCGAGGTCGAGCGCGCCCACATGGAGGAGGACACCGGCAAGCTCACCCACCTCGGCGGGGCCACCGGCCGCATCCACGGCGCTACCGCGTCGCTGGTGGACTGCAACCGCGCGGGCATCCCACTCATTGAGATCGTCACCAAACCCATCGAGGGTGCCGGCGCGCGGGCGCCCGAGGTGGCCAAGGCCTACGTCGCCGCGTTGCGCGAGCTCGTCGCCGCCCTCGGCGTCTCTGATGCCCGGATGGATCAGGGTTCCATGCGTTGCGACGCCAACCTCTCCCTGCGTCCGATCGGCCAGAAGGAGTTCGGCACCCGCACCGAGACGAAGAACATCAACTCCCTGCGGTCGGTGGAGCAGGCGATCCACTTCGAGATGCAGCGCCAGGCCGCCATCCTCGCCGACGGCGGCACCATCGACATGGAGACCCGCCACTACCAGGAGTCGGACGGCACGACCTCCAAGGGCCGCCCCAAGGAGACCGCGGAGGACTACCGCTACTTCAACGATCCCGACCTGCCGCCGGTCTTCGCCCCTGCCGAGTGGGTCGAGGAGATCCGGGCCACCCTGCCGGAGATGCCGTGGCTGCGTCGGGCCCGGATCCAGGAGGAGTGGGGCATGAAGGACGAGGAGATGCGCGACCTGGTCAACGCCGGAGCCCTCGACCTCATCATCGAGACCGCCGAGCACGGCGCCTCCGCCGACGAGGCCCGCTCCTGGTGGGTCTCCTACCTCTCCGGCAAGGCGAACGAGGCCGGCGTCCCGCTCGCCGAGCTGAGCATCACCCCGGAGCAGGTCGCCCGCATCATCGCGCTCATCGGTGAAGGCAAACTCACCACCAAGCTCGGGCGCCAGGCCGCCGACGGCGTCATCGCGGGGGAGGGCAACGTCGACAAGGTCATCGCCGACCGCGGGCTCGAGGTCGTGCGTGACGACGGCGCCATCGAGGCCGCCGTGGATGAGGCGCTCGCCGCCAACCCGGACATCGTGGAGAAGTACCGGGCCGGCAACACCAAGGTCACCGGCGCGATCGTCGGTGCCGTGATGAAGGCCACGAAGGGCAAGGCCGACCCTGCTCAGGTGAACCAACTCATCGCGAAGAAGCTCGCCTAA
- a CDS encoding 6-phosphofructokinase, with the protein MRLATLTSGGDCPGLNAVIRSIVRTASSNYGSTVVGYQDGWVGLLEDRRVDLYDDEKIDRILLRGGTILGTGRLHPDKFKAGLEQIKANLADAGIDALIPIGGEGTLKGAKWLSDNGVPVVGVPKTIDNDVNGTDYTFGFDTAVSVASDAIDRLHTTAESHDRVMIVEVMGRHVGWIALHSGMAGGAHYTVIPEVPFDIDDIVKAMQRRFQMGEKYGIVVVAEGATPKEGTMEVDEGQIDQFGHQTFTGMGQQIGDEIRRRVGQDVRTTVLGHIQRGGSPTAYDRVLATRYGAAAARAAHEGKFGSCVALHGEIIDLIDLADAVDTLKTVPQYRYQEAQSMFG; encoded by the coding sequence ATGCGTCTTGCCACTCTCACGTCCGGCGGCGACTGCCCCGGACTCAACGCCGTCATCCGAAGCATCGTCCGCACCGCCAGCTCCAACTACGGCTCCACCGTCGTGGGATACCAGGACGGCTGGGTGGGTCTGCTGGAGGACCGGCGCGTCGACCTCTACGACGACGAGAAGATCGACCGCATCCTCCTGCGTGGCGGCACCATCCTCGGCACGGGGCGGCTGCACCCGGACAAGTTCAAGGCGGGGCTGGAGCAGATCAAGGCCAACCTCGCCGACGCGGGCATCGACGCGCTCATCCCCATCGGCGGCGAGGGCACCCTCAAGGGGGCGAAGTGGCTCTCGGACAACGGGGTCCCCGTGGTCGGCGTGCCCAAGACGATCGACAACGACGTCAACGGCACGGACTACACCTTCGGCTTCGACACCGCCGTCTCCGTGGCCTCCGACGCCATCGACCGCCTGCACACCACGGCGGAGTCGCATGACCGGGTGATGATCGTCGAGGTCATGGGCCGTCACGTCGGCTGGATCGCCCTGCACTCCGGGATGGCCGGCGGCGCCCACTACACCGTCATCCCCGAGGTGCCCTTCGACATCGACGACATCGTCAAGGCCATGCAGCGCCGCTTCCAGATGGGGGAGAAGTACGGCATCGTCGTCGTGGCCGAGGGTGCGACGCCGAAGGAGGGCACCATGGAGGTCGACGAGGGGCAGATCGACCAGTTCGGGCACCAGACCTTCACCGGCATGGGCCAGCAGATCGGCGACGAGATCCGCCGCCGCGTCGGCCAGGATGTGCGCACCACCGTGCTCGGGCACATCCAGCGCGGCGGCTCGCCGACCGCCTACGACCGGGTGCTGGCCACGCGCTACGGCGCCGCGGCAGCGAGGGCCGCGCACGAGGGCAAGTTCGGCTCCTGCGTCGCGCTGCACGGCGAGATCATCGACCTCATTGACCTGGCGGACGCCGTCGACACGCTCAAGACCGTGCCGCAGTACCGCTACCAGGAGGCGCAGTCCATGTTCGGCTAA
- a CDS encoding LysR family transcriptional regulator ArgP → MNQVQLRTLLAVIDEGGFDVAAAVLGVSPSAVSQRIRALEKSVGRVLVKRSTPPTPTHAGEVIVEAARRMALLEAETATRLDDRLSRVALSVAVNADSLATWLRPMLADIAADGRASLRLRIEDEAHTVALLRSGEVMAAITTDGSPVSGCEVTYLGSMRYVAVATPWLRDRYRVGDGIDWAQMPALRFGPNDALQDTDLEGRLAPEIPRDRRISHVPSSEAFVEACRVGLGWALLPELQAAPDLASGELVVLDADVLEVPLFWQRWRLKSRTLEVLTEAVTGAAAKALGTAPGS, encoded by the coding sequence ATGAACCAGGTCCAGCTGCGTACCCTGCTCGCCGTCATCGACGAGGGCGGCTTCGACGTGGCCGCCGCCGTGCTCGGCGTCTCGCCCTCGGCAGTGAGCCAGCGCATCCGCGCGCTGGAGAAGTCGGTGGGTCGGGTGCTGGTGAAACGTTCGACCCCGCCCACGCCCACCCACGCGGGTGAGGTGATCGTCGAGGCGGCGCGGCGCATGGCGCTGCTCGAGGCGGAGACCGCCACGCGTCTCGACGACCGCCTGTCCCGCGTCGCCCTCTCTGTCGCGGTCAACGCGGATTCGCTGGCGACGTGGCTGCGCCCCATGCTCGCCGACATCGCCGCCGACGGCCGGGCGAGCCTGCGCCTGCGCATCGAGGACGAGGCGCACACCGTCGCGCTGCTGCGCAGCGGCGAGGTCATGGCCGCGATCACCACCGACGGATCGCCCGTGTCGGGATGTGAGGTGACCTACCTGGGATCGATGCGTTATGTCGCCGTGGCGACCCCCTGGCTGCGGGACCGCTACCGCGTCGGCGACGGGATCGACTGGGCGCAGATGCCCGCGCTGCGCTTCGGGCCCAACGACGCTCTTCAGGACACCGACCTCGAGGGCCGGCTCGCCCCAGAGATCCCCCGGGACCGGCGCATCTCACACGTTCCCTCCTCGGAGGCGTTTGTGGAGGCCTGCCGGGTGGGGCTGGGGTGGGCGCTGCTGCCCGAGCTCCAGGCCGCGCCCGACCTAGCGTCGGGGGAGCTGGTCGTGCTCGACGCCGACGTGCTGGAGGTCCCGCTCTTCTGGCAGCGGTGGCGGCTGAAGTCACGCACCCTCGAGGTGCTCACGGAGGCCGTGACCGGCGCCGCGGCTAAAGCTCTTGGAACGGCTCCGGGTTCTTGA
- a CDS encoding GNAT family N-acetyltransferase, translating into MSAYSQAPSLTGEHVRLEQLTPAHEEDLRAACADGELWKLWYTSVPEPSGIAAQISGHLAAQAAGERAPWAVVDTRSGRAIGVTTYLGLAPEHKRLEIGHTWYAGSAQGTLVNAEAKYLLLTRAIEELQVHRVEWRVHWFNNRSRAAVEKLGAKLDGVLRKHTILANGTVRDTCVYSLIDDDWPTARFALEHRLGLL; encoded by the coding sequence ATGAGCGCGTATTCTCAGGCCCCTTCGCTGACGGGAGAGCATGTCCGGCTCGAGCAGCTGACTCCGGCGCACGAGGAGGATCTGCGGGCAGCCTGCGCGGACGGTGAGCTGTGGAAGCTCTGGTACACCTCCGTGCCTGAGCCCTCGGGGATCGCTGCGCAGATCAGTGGGCACCTCGCCGCCCAGGCTGCGGGCGAGCGGGCGCCTTGGGCGGTCGTCGATACGCGTTCCGGGAGGGCCATCGGGGTGACCACGTATCTGGGCCTCGCGCCGGAGCACAAGCGGCTGGAGATCGGGCATACCTGGTACGCCGGGTCCGCCCAGGGCACGCTGGTCAACGCGGAGGCGAAGTACCTGCTGCTCACGCGGGCTATCGAGGAGCTGCAGGTGCACCGCGTCGAGTGGCGCGTGCACTGGTTCAACAACCGTTCGCGCGCGGCGGTGGAGAAACTCGGCGCCAAACTCGACGGGGTGCTGCGCAAACACACGATCCTGGCCAACGGGACCGTGCGCGACACCTGTGTGTACTCGCTTATCGACGACGACTGGCCCACAGCCAGGTTCGCGCTGGAACATCGATTGGGGCTGCTGTGA
- a CDS encoding MarR family winged helix-turn-helix transcriptional regulator: MTQEPRWLNPEQTRTWLALWSVSEWMSTRLDEQLKRDEGVGHTDYFPLAQISMAPGEQLTMTELAGLSNMSPSRLSHVVSRLEDRGWVKREASPTDRRTNIARLTDAGRHFVQRAAPGHVEHVRSLIFDGLTDEENRQLGDLLTKVMVRINPPALPRA; this comes from the coding sequence ATGACACAAGAACCGCGCTGGCTGAACCCCGAGCAGACGCGCACGTGGCTCGCCCTGTGGTCGGTCTCCGAGTGGATGTCGACCCGACTCGACGAGCAGCTCAAGCGCGACGAGGGGGTCGGGCACACGGACTACTTCCCCCTCGCCCAGATCTCCATGGCCCCCGGTGAGCAGTTGACCATGACGGAGCTGGCGGGACTGTCCAACATGTCCCCCTCGCGCCTGTCCCACGTGGTGAGCCGGCTCGAGGACCGGGGCTGGGTGAAGCGTGAAGCCTCCCCGACCGACCGGCGGACCAACATCGCCCGGCTCACGGACGCGGGCCGGCACTTTGTCCAGCGGGCCGCGCCCGGCCACGTCGAACACGTGCGCTCCCTCATCTTCGACGGCCTCACCGACGAGGAGAACCGCCAGCTCGGGGACCTGCTGACCAAGGTGATGGTGCGGATCAATCCCCCGGCGCTGCCGCGGGCCTGA
- a CDS encoding HNH endonuclease signature motif containing protein produces the protein MNHSGADVLVAQIDQAMTGLAELLAEPALAHFESIHPAFEALEKVFARKAGLDAAFAWAADMNEAGLKVGSSRSTDYLMQRLDISRAEATARLRRGKALYDPPVEPEPEPDDDPVADDDATRAAAREKAERERKAQAAARGREAAGEKRAVIDEELRNLSPHATPGFNELLDRALEFAQSNAVGVVRHWLREQVRLANRSVSRLHESNRAFNRRYVSLSEPDEHGGVRLSGYLPADMAAALSEALNPARSNILDGTALKTTEGMSMGKKRAHLLTAMCRNFLNDKTLNLKGIGSIVVSMTLDELENMRVDDVFPTNTGHLLDPFALIRLGEARSDGFVIHAQDGQPLHAGTGKRTAGVMQRIALFASELVCSHPDCDRPMSECQAHHLIPAARGGPTSISNLTWLCWGHHRDNNDDRDPVSPFGWADRDEESGRVGHRRRAGAPVMVNGTPAARRSGAAKVRARRGEASVV, from the coding sequence ATGAACCATTCGGGGGCGGATGTTCTGGTCGCACAGATCGACCAGGCAATGACGGGGCTGGCTGAGCTTTTGGCCGAGCCCGCCCTCGCGCACTTCGAATCGATCCACCCGGCCTTCGAGGCGCTGGAGAAGGTGTTCGCGCGTAAGGCCGGGCTGGATGCGGCATTCGCCTGGGCGGCGGACATGAACGAGGCAGGCCTGAAGGTCGGATCCTCGCGGTCGACCGACTATCTCATGCAGCGCCTGGACATCTCCCGGGCGGAGGCCACGGCACGTCTGCGCCGGGGGAAGGCGCTGTATGACCCGCCGGTGGAGCCGGAGCCGGAGCCTGATGATGATCCTGTGGCTGATGACGACGCAACACGCGCCGCGGCACGGGAGAAGGCCGAACGCGAACGCAAGGCTCAGGCCGCTGCCCGTGGCCGGGAGGCGGCGGGGGAAAAGCGCGCCGTGATCGACGAGGAGCTGCGGAACCTGTCGCCGCACGCCACTCCGGGGTTCAACGAGCTGCTTGACCGGGCGCTGGAGTTCGCACAGTCGAACGCAGTGGGCGTCGTGCGGCACTGGCTGCGAGAGCAGGTCCGACTGGCCAATCGCTCGGTCAGTCGACTGCACGAGTCGAACCGGGCATTCAACCGTCGCTACGTCTCGCTCTCGGAGCCGGACGAGCACGGCGGCGTGCGCCTCAGCGGTTATCTGCCTGCGGACATGGCGGCGGCGCTGTCCGAGGCACTCAACCCGGCTCGGTCGAACATCCTCGACGGGACCGCACTGAAGACGACCGAGGGAATGAGCATGGGCAAGAAGCGTGCCCACTTGCTCACGGCGATGTGCCGCAACTTTCTCAACGACAAGACGCTAAACCTCAAGGGGATTGGCTCGATCGTCGTGTCAATGACCCTGGACGAGCTGGAGAACATGCGCGTCGACGACGTGTTCCCCACGAATACCGGGCACCTGCTCGACCCGTTCGCGCTCATCCGGCTCGGGGAGGCACGCAGCGACGGTTTCGTCATTCACGCCCAGGACGGCCAGCCCCTGCATGCGGGGACTGGTAAACGGACTGCGGGCGTGATGCAGCGGATCGCACTGTTCGCCTCTGAGCTGGTTTGCTCGCACCCCGACTGTGATCGGCCCATGTCAGAGTGTCAGGCGCATCACCTGATCCCGGCAGCCCGGGGAGGCCCCACGTCCATCTCAAACTTGACCTGGCTCTGTTGGGGACATCACCGCGACAACAATGACGACCGAGACCCGGTCTCACCCTTCGGCTGGGCAGACCGGGACGAGGAATCGGGACGCGTCGGCCACCGGCGACGAGCAGGTGCGCCGGTCATGGTGAATGGGACTCCCGCCGCGCGGCGATCCGGCGCGGCCAAGGTCAGGGCGCGGCGCGGGGAGGCCTCCGTTGTGTGA
- a CDS encoding polyketide cyclase yields MSRVFRVSAAEVYEFASDPANLHLWAGGLASAPVRVVDGTVVVESPMGEVRVRFVETNNFGVLDHDVELPDGTVVTNPMRVFVHPEGAEVVFTVRQLGMSESELAADCAAVAADLERLEKMF; encoded by the coding sequence GTGTCACGGGTTTTCCGGGTTTCCGCAGCGGAGGTGTATGAGTTCGCCTCCGACCCGGCAAATCTGCACCTGTGGGCCGGCGGGCTGGCTTCCGCGCCGGTGCGGGTGGTGGACGGGACCGTCGTGGTGGAGTCGCCGATGGGGGAGGTGAGGGTGCGTTTTGTGGAGACGAATAACTTCGGGGTGCTCGACCACGACGTTGAGCTTCCGGACGGCACCGTGGTGACCAACCCGATGCGGGTGTTCGTGCACCCCGAGGGGGCCGAGGTGGTGTTCACCGTGCGGCAGCTGGGAATGTCCGAGTCTGAGTTGGCGGCCGACTGCGCGGCGGTTGCGGCGGACCTGGAACGGTTAGAAAAAATGTTCTAG
- a CDS encoding YkvI family membrane protein, with protein MSKTVSIALAFVGLLVGAGFATGAEVIQYFVSFGIPGLIGAVIAGIIMAAAGAVIFGLGSFFLADEHNKVFRNVSHPVMSKILDIAVTLTLFAIGFVMLAGAGSTLEQQWGIPSWIGAGVMALLVIGVGLLDVDKVSAVISWLTPLINVAVVGVFIYSMLNLPDTPISELSEIAAEAESPVSPWWLSAINYNGLALLLGVSMSLVIGGDHSNPTAAFRGGLFGGLLYTVLLVMAAVVLFLNFEAVGEADVPMLALYDNISPILSTIMVLIIFAMIFNTSIGMFYALGRRLSASNNSRYRRWFIGATLAGYAVSFVGFDSLMTYVYPALGYTGIVVIGLLCVWYIRHRSLINEEHERRVRMTELVESREHPERDFTEEHAHELKTLAKESTLPGEQVTETVTGEVEAKLLADDSIDYDGRS; from the coding sequence ATGAGCAAGACCGTTTCCATCGCCCTAGCTTTCGTCGGCCTCCTGGTTGGCGCGGGCTTCGCCACCGGAGCCGAGGTAATCCAGTACTTCGTCTCCTTCGGAATCCCGGGACTCATCGGCGCGGTGATCGCCGGCATCATCATGGCCGCCGCCGGCGCCGTCATCTTCGGACTGGGCAGCTTCTTCCTGGCCGACGAACACAACAAGGTCTTCCGCAACGTCTCCCACCCGGTGATGTCGAAGATCCTGGACATCGCCGTCACCCTCACCCTCTTCGCCATCGGGTTTGTCATGCTCGCGGGCGCCGGCTCCACGCTGGAGCAGCAGTGGGGTATCCCGAGCTGGATCGGCGCGGGTGTGATGGCACTGCTGGTCATCGGCGTCGGGCTTCTCGACGTGGACAAGGTCTCCGCCGTCATCTCCTGGCTCACGCCGCTCATCAACGTCGCCGTGGTCGGCGTGTTCATCTACTCCATGCTCAACCTGCCTGACACCCCGATCTCCGAACTCTCGGAGATCGCCGCCGAGGCTGAGTCCCCGGTGTCGCCGTGGTGGCTCTCGGCCATCAACTACAACGGCCTCGCCCTGCTGCTCGGCGTCTCCATGAGCCTGGTCATTGGTGGCGACCACTCTAACCCCACTGCGGCCTTCCGCGGCGGTCTCTTCGGCGGCCTGCTGTACACCGTCCTGCTCGTCATGGCTGCGGTCGTGCTCTTCCTCAACTTCGAGGCCGTGGGCGAGGCGGACGTGCCCATGCTCGCCCTCTACGACAACATCTCACCGATCCTCAGCACGATCATGGTGCTCATCATCTTCGCCATGATCTTCAACACCTCCATCGGCATGTTCTACGCCCTGGGCCGCCGGCTCAGCGCCTCCAACAACTCCCGCTACCGCCGCTGGTTCATCGGGGCGACCCTGGCCGGCTACGCCGTTAGCTTCGTCGGCTTCGACAGCCTGATGACCTACGTCTACCCGGCCCTGGGATACACCGGCATTGTCGTCATCGGCCTGCTGTGTGTCTGGTACATCCGTCACCGCTCGCTCATCAACGAGGAGCACGAGCGCCGCGTGCGCATGACAGAGCTCGTGGAGAGCCGCGAGCACCCCGAGCGTGACTTCACCGAGGAGCATGCCCACGAGCTGAAGACCCTGGCCAAGGAGTCCACGCTGCCCGGCGAGCAGGTCACCGAGACGGTCACCGGCGAGGTCGAGGCCAAGCTCCTCGCCGACGACTCCATCGACTACGACGGTCGCTCCTAG
- a CDS encoding LysE/ArgO family amino acid transporter has translation MSTILAGLILGASLIVAIGPQNLMVITYGIRRQAVTAVILVCFISDIILYIAGTLGVAAVVSAVPWLLDVLRWLGVAFLIVLAAQSAWEAARPKEAALTAAGQAEQTVRQGWVGPVRTILAVTWLNPAAFLDTLVIGGTLSNHYGDTGRWLFVLGAILSSAIWFPLLGYGAAALSGPLSRPNVWRVLKAVVAVMLLIIAVRLALM, from the coding sequence ATGTCCACCATCCTCGCCGGCCTCATACTCGGCGCCTCGCTCATCGTCGCCATCGGCCCACAGAACCTCATGGTCATCACGTACGGCATCCGCCGCCAAGCGGTCACCGCGGTGATCCTCGTGTGTTTCATCTCCGACATCATCCTCTACATCGCCGGCACGCTGGGTGTCGCCGCGGTGGTCTCGGCGGTGCCCTGGCTTCTCGACGTCCTCCGCTGGCTCGGCGTCGCCTTCCTCATCGTCCTCGCCGCCCAGTCCGCGTGGGAGGCGGCGCGTCCGAAGGAGGCCGCGCTGACCGCGGCGGGCCAGGCGGAGCAGACCGTGCGCCAGGGCTGGGTCGGCCCGGTGCGCACCATCCTCGCGGTGACCTGGCTCAACCCGGCCGCATTCCTGGACACCCTCGTCATCGGCGGCACCCTGTCGAACCACTACGGCGACACGGGCCGGTGGCTCTTCGTCCTCGGCGCCATCCTCTCCAGCGCAATCTGGTTCCCCCTGCTCGGCTACGGCGCCGCCGCCCTGTCCGGCCCGCTCAGCCGCCCCAACGTGTGGCGGGTGCTCAAGGCCGTGGTCGCGGTCATGCTGCTCATCATCGCCGTGCGCCTGGCACTGATGTAA